ATTATTTTCGAATTGATAAGGGATGAAGTCTCCAAGGGGTGAAAATTCATTCGTTGCATATTCATGGATGATATTTCCATTTTCGTCGTACGCATCTCCAAGGGGAAATGCCGATAACGACCTTGTAAAAGTATTATTCACCCCATTGTTCCGGTCTGAGTAACTCAAGTTAGATGTGATTCCCGTTTTCATCCAATTAAACAGCTCATGATCGACATTAAACCGGAACACATAACGGTCCTGGTTTTCATTTTTCAGTAATCCTTGGTCACGATTATAGGAAATAGAAGAGTATACCCGGGTTTTCGCATTTCCACCTGTTATGGACAGATTGGTTACATGGTTTGTAGCCGTATTACCGGCAGCTTCCTCCACCCAGTCGATCCATTTCCCCTGATTATAGGCTTCCAGTTTGCCTGCATCAGGCAATAAGGTAGACATATCGGCCGGATACTGTCCATTCTGGTATCTATAGGCTTCCCTCTGGTACTGCACCCATTCGTCGCCGATCATACCGTGAAAGAACTCCGGTTTACCGCTAAAACCGAAGTAGCTATCCAGGTTCACCCTGGTTTTACCCTCCTTACCCCGTTTTGTGGTAATGATGACCACCCCGTTTGCTCCCGCAGACCCGTAAATTGCCGTGGAAGAGGCATCTTTGAGAATGTCCACACTCTCGATATCGGAAGGATTGACCTGGCTGTAACTACCCGGGATCCCGTCGATAATAAACAGAGGCGAATTATCTCCATAGATAGAGCGTGACCCTCTTAATATGATATCTACTCCTTCTCCAACCCGTCCGCTCGACTTAATAATATCCATACCCGGGATCTTACCCGCTAAGGCTTCCATCACGTTATTGGTGGGAGAGATGACAATTTCCTGATTACTTACAGAGGTTACCGCTCCCGTGAGGTCACGCTTCCTTACTGTTCCATAACCAATGACTACCAATTCGTCCAACGTTTCCGTATCTTCCGCCAGCACCACACTTATAAACGTCCTTCCATCAACCGGAACAGTTTGCCTCTGCATACCTACGTAGGAGATTTCAAGGATACCACTGGACGGAACATCCGGTAATACAAAATTCCCATCCATATCGGTAATCGTTCCGGTTGCCGTTCCCTGTACCTGAACGGTTACCCCTATCAGGGGTTCGTTATTGTTATCGGTAACAGTACCCCTAACGGTTATGTTTTGGGCAAACAGACATAAGGGAAATAACCACATGAAGAGAAACATCATCCTTTTCACTAAACTTAAAATTACTTGTTTCATCTTGGATTTTGTTTTAGATTGATTAATAAATTATCATATATTGTATCCCGTAAGGTCTTTTAGCATCATGGTGAATATATTATGGGTTTACAGGCCGACGGTGAATCTGATCCGCTACAAACGGCAAATACCTTGTCGGCGTTTATTGAAAAATTAAACGGGTATTCCGGCTAAAGTCGGCTGAAAGAGAAGAGAGTTTGCAGGTAACTGAAACCCGGAGCGGTAACGGGCAATCGTCCAGGCGAAAAATAGGTATTCCGTTTATGAAAGAATAAGACTGCCGGTAATCAGGCTTCTGACATCTTATTCGATTTATATGCGAGGATATAAAAAAGAGGCGCGGACGATTGTCGATATTCCTCATAACAGGCACCGCTAGGGCCTTCACACGAGAATATGACAATGTCCACGCCCTTATTGCTAAGGGCGCTTCCATTCTTTAGCCTCGTGTGAGAATTTAGCGGATTCGTTATGAAGGCCAAAAAAGCGCTATATTACTTCGTACCGTGGTTTTACGGTACAAAAATAATAATTCGTTTTAAATCTATTATGTTCCCATAGGCATAATTTTTAACAGGATGATGATTTTTTACTTAATATTTACACAATAAAGAAATTCATTCTCTACCAAATTCAATTTTTTTCAACATATAATCAGCTCTTCATAAGCTGATTTAAGAGTCAATGACAAATAATTATTCTTAAAAACAGTAACACAATGACAAAGGAAAAAAGATTTTTTGTGAATAACGGAACAAAATCGACATATAATTATGCGATTTCCGGATATAATTATAAGTATATCACCGAAAATCACTATTTTTGCTATATAACACGGAAAAACAGATAAAAAATGGAAACAAAAGAGCAGACCTTCAAGAATACACATCACGGGCACGCAGTAAAGCGCATTCGTCACTCTTTAGGAATCAAGCAGGAAGTTCTGGCTGATATGATGGGAATCACCCAGGCACGCGTTTCCAATTTCGAACAGAAAAAAGTGTTGGAAGATGAGGTGATTGATAAATTAGCCAAAGCATTAAATGTAGCCCCCGAATTGATCAAGGAACTGGAAGAAGATCCGGTAACGGTGATTATTGAAAACAACAGACTGGATAATAATTCAGGCTCTGCCTATAATTATATTGCCGGAGATAATATTATCAATAACCCGATAGATAAGATTGCAGAACTTTTTGAAAAGTTATTGGAAAAAGAGCAGGAAAAGATTGCGTTATTGGAAAAGTTATTGGGAGAGAAGAAATAATTACAGAACGTATAATTTAATCGAACAAATTCTCGAACTAAGTAAGGGAAAAACTGTCCTGTACGAACGGATGCTCAAACTGGAGAGAGAAAAATGGCCCTTTTGGAACAGTTGTTGCAGGAAAAGAAATAAGATTCCGGCATCTCTATTTTGGCGAACGTGCCTCTTTAAATCCCTCCAGTTGGGACAGATGAAAGGTATATTTGCGGGGACGAGGCATAATAGTGGTATTCGTTATTTATTTAAAAATTCATCTACTTTTGAAGTAAAGAAATAACCTCCGGTTTTCGGGGCTCCCCTGAATTCAATGATCTCTTTTTTTCTTAATATACGGAGATATCGTTCAATTGTGGCAAGACTTTTCCCCGTTCTCTCTGCAATTTCCACAGCGTTCAGCCCCGTCGTCTTCAAAATAAGATCTATTATTTCGCTTACACCCTCATTTACACCCTCATTTACACCCTCACGAACGAGGGAATAAATAGTATTAATTTTATTATCAGATGGTTGCGATATTTTTACACCCTCATTTACACCCTCATCGGAACGAAAAGCGGGATGAATTGGAAGAGTGACTATAAAATAGTTGTAGTTCTCGTCTGTTTCAAAACAGGGTTCGGGAGAACCGTTTTTCGCCATTTCTTTACGGATAATGGGAATACCTGTTCCTCTTCCCTCGGTCATATCCAGTTCCTTTAAGAAATCCCCAATTCTACGATTACGGTATCTCCTGTTCCGGATAATACCTTTCCGAACTTCTTCCAACTTTATGCTGCGGTCGGGGCCACCATAGTTGATTATTTCAATGGCATCGGGGAGAATACGGATCTCAACAGGTTCCCTGATCTCATAACTGCGATGATATACACTATTGACTACCGTCTCCTCCAATGCCCGAAACGGATAACTCTTCAGCTTTGTCAGGGCGTTTATATATCTGTTCTTTTAGTGCGATATTCTCAAGCTGTTCCAATGCCTTTTGGATTTGTATGTGTATGGGGCCCGTAATGGCAGGCTTTTCATAAAATGTAGGATCGCCTAATCCTTTGGGAAACTCCACTATTTCAATACGGGAATAGGGAAAGAATTTGTCCGGCCTGAAATTGAACATCATCAATGCAATATTCTTGGGAAAAAGCATCTCATCAGAGCCGTGTAACAGATCCATTGAACGATAAATTTCTACTAACGGCACTTTGTCGAATTCATCCAGTAATTCGCTCTCTACCGTAACCAGATACTCCCTGACCAAGGAAGGGGAAATGTCGTCTATTGTAGCTTGTTGATTGGAACGGTCATCGAATGGAATACGATTTGCCAGGTTAAATAATTCTTCCAGTTCTACTTTACCCGGTCGAACGGTACTTGCATATTTGCGGATATAATACTGATGTTTTTTATCTTTAGCCTTTATATTTTCAGGGACTTCATAAGGACGGTCCATTCCGGCGGGAACCCAAATTACAAGGAGATTTTGTTCGTCGAGCGTCTGAATATCTATTTTAGGACCATAATAAGGGCGTATAAGGTTGTTGTAACCGATCATTTCTTTTTGGATAGCATCCAATTGTTCCGTCGGTATACCTGTAATCGGGCGTTTGGCTCTACCATTCTCTTCTTCGGCGCCTACAATAATATATCCGCCCCCTATGTTTTCAAAATCATTTGCAAATGCACAAATCGTACGATATATAGCTGCCGGATTCCAACCTTTTTTATATTCAATCCGTTCACTTTCAACAATACGTCCGGAGACAAGTTTTTCTATGTTGACAGGAATTGCCATATTTTATTGATTTAAAGAACAAACTTACAATTTATTCTTTAAAGTTCATGAATAGACTTGTATTCTTTTTCTTTTTGGAGTAAACTCACATTCAATATGGCCAGGCTTCGTTTTGAATCGGCGTTCGTTCCAGTTTAGCGGGATCGATTTTCACATATTTAATGCGTTGACGGCGCCAGGTGTAGACAATATGAACATATCCATCTTCTCCTTGGATAACAGAAGGATAGGAGTATTGGCTGACCGGGGAATCCTCCAGGATCAGCGAAGCATACCATGCTTTTCCGTCATCCGATAAGGCGACATTCAACGGGGTTCTGGGCCCTTTCCCTGATCTATCCGTAGGTTTTACGTGATTATATACCAGCAACTGCCGTCCGTCGCGGAGCGTCACGGCATCGGTCCCTGAATTATTATTGGGCAATCCGGACAGCGTCATTTCACCCCAGGTCTCCCCTCCCTCTTTCGACCAGGCTTCGGCCAAGGCTGCATCACGTGTCCTTGCAAGAATTTGCAAAGAGCCATCCTGATAGGTCAGGATACTGGGTTGA
This window of the Proteiniphilum saccharofermentans genome carries:
- a CDS encoding helix-turn-helix domain-containing protein, yielding METKEQTFKNTHHGHAVKRIRHSLGIKQEVLADMMGITQARVSNFEQKKVLEDEVIDKLAKALNVAPELIKELEEDPVTVIIENNRLDNNSGSAYNYIAGDNIINNPIDKIAELFEKLLEKEQEKIALLEKLLGEKK
- a CDS encoding ATP-binding protein — translated: MEETVVNSVYHRSYEIREPVEIRILPDAIEIINYGGPDRSIKLEEVRKGIIRNRRYRNRRIGDFLKELDMTEGRGTGIPIIRKEMAKNGSPEPCFETDENYNYFIVTLPIHPAFRSDEGVNEGVKISQPSDNKINTIYSLVREGVNEGVNEGVSEIIDLILKTTGLNAVEIAERTGKSLATIERYLRILRKKEIIEFRGAPKTGGYFFTSKVDEFLNK
- a CDS encoding AlbA family DNA-binding domain-containing protein yields the protein MAIPVNIEKLVSGRIVESERIEYKKGWNPAAIYRTICAFANDFENIGGGYIIVGAEEENGRAKRPITGIPTEQLDAIQKEMIGYNNLIRPYYGPKIDIQTLDEQNLLVIWVPAGMDRPYEVPENIKAKDKKHQYYIRKYASTVRPGKVELEELFNLANRIPFDDRSNQQATIDDISPSLVREYLVTVESELLDEFDKVPLVEIYRSMDLLHGSDEMLFPKNIALMMFNFRPDKFFPYSRIEIVEFPKGLGDPTFYEKPAITGPIHIQIQKALEQLENIALKEQIYKRPDKAEELSVSGIGGDGSQ